The DNA window GCTTGTAAATGCCGCAGCCATGCCCGGTAAATGCGCAGCGCCACCAGCGCCTGCAATGATTACTTTAATTCCGCGCTCAGCAGCATTGGATGCATATTCTGCTAATAAGTGAGGTGTGCGGTGTGCTGATACAACTTTTGTTTCGTAAGCAATACCAAAATTATCTAACATTTCTGCTGCATGTTGCATTGTAGGCCAATCTGACTTCGAACCCATGATAATGCCAACGGTCATAGGAAATTCCTCACTTTTACTTGTAACGATACGATAAATTGATGCGTTTCTTGCACGCATTGGGGTAGCTGCATTATACCCAACTCTTCCCTTGTTGCGAAGTTGCAACACGTCATAGTTCTACGATTTTGGGCGTCAAAATTGGAAATATTTTTGTTTGTACACCATATTTTATTAACTGAGCGCGCTCAATTTATTTAATGAGCACGCTCAGTTATTTAGGAAAATGGCGATATAACAGAGAGATAACTAAATGGATAAGCGACTAAAGACTAAAGAACGCATCCTAGACGCTGCATGGCATCTTTTTCATAATCAAGGCTTTTGTGATACGACCACAAGGCAGATAGCAACGCAATCACACGTTGCTAACGGTACGGTATTTACACATTATCCGAATAAGGGTGCTCTTTTAAAGGAGGCTTTTGATAAACAAGCGTGCGCACTAATTCTTGAAGCTAAACAAACGAACAAACAACACTCCCCTCGTTTATCTTTGCGGCATTTTGCATCGTTCTTATATCCGTTTTATATCGCACATAGAACGCTCTCGAAAACATACTTTAGTG is part of the Pseudoalteromonas xiamenensis genome and encodes:
- a CDS encoding TetR/AcrR family transcriptional regulator; the encoded protein is MDKRLKTKERILDAAWHLFHNQGFCDTTTRQIATQSHVANGTVFTHYPNKGALLKEAFDKQACALILEAKQTNKQHSPRLSLRHFASFLYPFYIAHRTLSKTYFSELILSGRSESCHLSLLEHEIHQGQPFLKSKVPLLIDLYVMTFVFSEVDKHDDVGNTLRLLSTKLQHIG